In one Ananas comosus cultivar F153 linkage group 12, ASM154086v1, whole genome shotgun sequence genomic region, the following are encoded:
- the LOC109718040 gene encoding LOW QUALITY PROTEIN: transmembrane protein 136-like (The sequence of the model RefSeq protein was modified relative to this genomic sequence to represent the inferred CDS: inserted 2 bases in 1 codon) gives MEDYVVNWVISGVVFWATTFIFVRNLFPKRSFDFCNRIVSTIHATTAVCLASLSVQSWSCPVCPLASKSSPAQMKALAVSLSYLIYDLICCMFGHHFNFDNFVHHTVSIVGIGAGLAYEMCGSEMXAAMWITEISSPFCNERTPKRAWDQKTHDLNLAVDILFAVIFSLARMVVGPYLTYVTLSANYPLLIKAMALGLQLVSAFWFYKILRMVRHKLGKKMKAHKSVSH, from the exons ATGGAGGATTATGTTGTGAATTGGGTGATCTCTGGGGTGGTTTTCTGGGCAACAACGTTTATCTTCGTGCGAAATTTGTTTCCGAAGCGTTCGTTTGATTTCTGCAACAGAATTGTTTCTACAATCCATGCGACAACTGCTGTTTGTCTGGCTTCTCTCTCTGTGCAGAGCTGGAGCTGCCCTGTCTGTCCTCTGGCATCAAAGTCTTCTCCTGCCCAG ATGAAGGCATTGGCAGTTTCGCTCTCTTATCTGATCTATGACTTGATATGCTGCATGTTTGGACATCATTTCAACTTTGACAACTTTGTTCATCACACCGTCAGCATAGTTGGCATTGGAGCCGGCCTTGCCTATGAAATG TGTGGGTCAGAAAT TGCAGCAATGTGGATAACAGAGATCTCCAGTCCTTTCTGCAATGAGAGAACTCCTAAAAGAGCTTGGGATCAGAAGACACATGACCTTAATCTAGCAGTTGAT ATTTTATTTGCAGTAATATTCTCATTGGCTAGGATGGTGGTGGGCCCATATCTCACTTACGTTACTCTCTCAGCAAACTACCCCCTTCTTATAAAG gCAATGGCTTTGGGTTTGCAGCTGGTGAGTGCCTTCTGGTTCTACAAGATTCTACGAATGGTGAGACATAAGCTCGGGAAAAAAATGAAAGCCCATAAAAGTGTCAGTCACTGA